The following are from one region of the Synechococcus sp. CBW1108 genome:
- a CDS encoding triacylglycerol lipase — protein MASHPPLVLVHGLWDTPRLFHRLQERLGDRRFPLLVPHLPIWLGRTPVQELARILGSHIEAAFGPHTPIDLLGFSMGGVIGRTWIQLQGGHCRTRRFISVGSPQQGTPTAQPWPRWLVAGIADLKLASPLLHELNGNPATLQAVECSSFYCPSDLMVVPGWRAVLPVGSRQALPVLTHQQLMREPAALDVLTAELLRP, from the coding sequence ATGGCAAGCCACCCTCCGCTGGTGCTGGTGCACGGTCTTTGGGATACCCCGCGACTGTTCCATCGCCTCCAGGAGAGGCTGGGAGATCGGCGCTTCCCCCTGCTGGTCCCCCATCTGCCCATCTGGCTCGGTCGCACCCCGGTGCAGGAGCTGGCTCGGATCCTGGGCAGCCACATCGAGGCGGCCTTCGGCCCCCATACCCCCATCGATCTGCTTGGCTTCTCGATGGGTGGGGTGATCGGCCGCACCTGGATTCAGCTGCAAGGGGGCCACTGCCGCACCCGTAGGTTCATCAGCGTGGGCAGCCCCCAACAGGGCACCCCTACCGCCCAACCCTGGCCCCGCTGGCTGGTGGCTGGTATCGCTGATTTGAAACTGGCCAGCCCCCTGCTGCACGAACTCAACGGCAACCCGGCCACTCTTCAAGCTGTGGAGTGCTCCAGCTTCTACTGCCCCAGCGACCTGATGGTGGTGCCGGGCTGGCGCGCCGTGCTGCCGGTGGGCTCGCGGCAGGCGTTACCTGTACTCACCCACCAGCAGCTGATGCGCGAACCAGCCGCCCTCGACGTGCTGACTGCCGAGCTGCTGCGGCCTTGA
- a CDS encoding RNA-binding protein: MTIYVGNLSFDAEAEDVQHLFSQYGQVSKCSLPLDRDTGRKRGFAFVEMANPAEETKAIEDLQDVEWMGRAIRVNKAEPRGGGGGGGGRRDFGGGGGGGYGGGYGGGGGGGGGRY, translated from the coding sequence ATGACCATTTACGTCGGCAATCTTTCCTTCGATGCAGAAGCGGAAGATGTCCAGCACCTGTTCAGTCAGTACGGGCAGGTGAGCAAGTGCAGCCTCCCCCTCGACCGCGACACAGGCCGCAAACGCGGTTTTGCTTTCGTGGAGATGGCCAACCCCGCTGAGGAAACCAAGGCCATCGAGGATCTCCAAGATGTGGAGTGGATGGGTCGCGCCATCCGCGTCAATAAAGCCGAGCCCCGTGGCGGCGGTGGTGGCGGCGGCGGTCGCCGTGATTTTGGCGGCGGCGGTGGCGGCGGCTACGGCGGTGGCTACGGCGGCGGCGGTGGTGGTGGCGGCGGTCGCTACTGA
- a CDS encoding TrkA family potassium uptake protein, with protein sequence MAPRRPPNRRNRKPWRAPLALVLLVNAGALGYRLSEGWDWGDCYWMVLITLSTLGFSDGHTQVLSAAGRVVTTLLILGGLVVVQISIQGILGLSESGYFRRLRERQFHRWLLSMNDHVILCGYGRIGREIAEQLTRENVPLLVVEMDSERRDAAEERGLAVISADATLDETLLEAGIHRCRALVAALPNNASNLYVVLSARGMAPNCRLIARSDSEEAERKLLLAGADQVVSPYVSGGRAMAATALRPLSVTFMDLLAGSDCEVEEFLLSSDPDDLGSLDGASLAELQIGARSGALVLAILPPKAKPEVEVRQYRGSQYSPEAPTLIANPAGDTKLGPGQMLVVLGSQQQRENFCLLLGSALKSVDAMTN encoded by the coding sequence TTGGCCCCCCGCAGACCCCCCAACAGGCGCAACCGCAAACCTTGGCGAGCTCCGCTGGCCCTGGTCCTGCTGGTCAATGCTGGAGCCCTGGGCTACCGGCTCAGCGAAGGCTGGGACTGGGGGGATTGTTATTGGATGGTGCTGATCACCCTCAGCACCCTGGGGTTCAGCGATGGCCACACCCAGGTTCTCAGCGCCGCCGGCCGCGTGGTCACCACCCTGCTGATCCTGGGCGGCCTGGTGGTAGTCCAGATCAGTATCCAAGGCATCCTGGGACTGTCCGAATCTGGTTACTTTCGGCGCCTGCGCGAGCGCCAATTCCACCGCTGGCTTCTCAGCATGAATGACCATGTCATCCTCTGCGGCTACGGCCGTATCGGCCGCGAAATCGCCGAACAACTCACCCGGGAAAACGTGCCGTTGCTGGTGGTTGAGATGGACAGTGAGCGCCGGGACGCGGCTGAGGAGCGCGGCCTGGCGGTGATCTCCGCCGACGCCACCCTCGATGAAACCCTTCTCGAGGCGGGCATTCACCGCTGCCGGGCCCTGGTGGCCGCCCTACCCAACAACGCCTCCAACCTCTACGTGGTGCTCAGCGCCAGGGGCATGGCGCCCAACTGTCGTCTGATTGCCCGCTCCGATAGCGAGGAGGCCGAGCGCAAACTGCTGCTCGCCGGCGCCGACCAGGTGGTGAGTCCCTACGTCAGTGGCGGCCGGGCCATGGCGGCAACGGCGCTGCGCCCCCTCTCGGTGACCTTCATGGATCTGCTGGCTGGCTCCGACTGTGAAGTGGAGGAGTTCCTGCTCAGCAGTGACCCGGATGACCTGGGCTCCCTCGATGGGGCCTCCCTGGCCGAGCTCCAGATCGGCGCCCGCTCAGGTGCCCTTGTGCTGGCCATCCTGCCGCCCAAGGCGAAGCCGGAAGTGGAAGTGCGCCAATACCGGGGTTCCCAGTACAGCCCCGAAGCCCCCACGCTGATCGCCAACCCAGCCGGCGATACAAAACTGGGGCCAGGCCAGATGCTCGTGGTGTTGGGCAGCCAGCAGCAGCGGGAAAACTTTTGCCTGCTGCTGGGCTCAGCCCTCAAAAGCGTCGATGCGATGACCAACTGA
- the sepF gene encoding cell division protein SepF, with translation MQGPFGDWLPEVVVFHPTRFDQAQWIVHHVRERKTVLVHAGAMERGEAQRLIDFVAGGVSAMDGQSECIDALTFVFLPQIVSLSRDPVEPPP, from the coding sequence ATGCAGGGCCCATTTGGCGATTGGCTTCCCGAAGTGGTGGTGTTCCACCCCACCCGATTCGACCAGGCCCAGTGGATCGTGCACCACGTGCGCGAACGCAAGACCGTGCTGGTGCATGCCGGGGCGATGGAGCGCGGCGAGGCCCAGCGCCTGATTGACTTTGTCGCCGGTGGGGTGAGCGCCATGGACGGCCAGTCCGAATGCATCGATGCGCTCACATTCGTATTCCTTCCCCAGATCGTCTCCCTGAGCCGAGATCCCGTCGAGCCTCCGCCCTAG
- a CDS encoding Nif11-like leader peptide family RiPP precursor: MSKSQLNAFMVKVDADSALKARVVAADADAVVAIALEHGHVFSPASWSRAQRG, translated from the coding sequence ATGTCGAAATCCCAGCTCAATGCCTTCATGGTCAAGGTGGATGCCGATTCCGCCCTCAAGGCCCGGGTTGTGGCCGCTGACGCCGATGCGGTGGTGGCCATTGCCCTGGAGCATGGCCATGTCTTTTCCCCGGCCTCCTGGTCTCGGGCACAGCGGGGCTGA
- a CDS encoding acyl-CoA desaturase: MGLVRHLRRFLYALGPVLIIASHLGCLLLFWTGLSLAAACWALLLYLVRMLATTAVYHRLITHASYRVARPVAWVGAVVAASAGQMGPSWWKAHHQLHHRHVDTVADPHTPLMPSVGWRGFWHSQVGWLFRPSFFPDSLPADVEADPVMKLIDRLHFVPVLLLAGLSWQLGGMAWLAAFFLSTTLLFHGVASVNSLAHLFGDQPFATGDASRNNRFVALITLGEGWHNLHHAFEASVRQGFTLRSGSLVLLPDPTYRFIRLLEGWGLAWNLRVPSEGALRARARPGAG, from the coding sequence GTGGGTTTGGTTCGCCACCTACGTCGCTTTCTCTACGCCCTTGGGCCCGTATTGATCATTGCCAGTCACCTTGGCTGCCTACTGCTGTTCTGGACAGGCCTCAGCCTCGCCGCTGCCTGCTGGGCCCTGCTTCTCTATCTGGTGCGCATGCTGGCCACCACGGCCGTCTATCACCGCCTGATAACCCATGCCAGCTACCGGGTGGCCCGACCCGTTGCCTGGGTTGGTGCGGTGGTGGCGGCATCGGCGGGGCAGATGGGCCCCAGCTGGTGGAAGGCCCATCACCAGCTTCACCACCGTCACGTGGACACCGTTGCCGATCCCCACACGCCCCTGATGCCTTCAGTGGGCTGGAGGGGATTTTGGCATTCCCAGGTTGGCTGGTTGTTTCGCCCAAGCTTCTTCCCCGACTCCCTGCCCGCCGATGTGGAGGCCGATCCGGTGATGAAGCTGATCGATCGGCTCCATTTCGTGCCCGTGCTCCTGCTGGCCGGCCTTTCGTGGCAGTTGGGCGGCATGGCTTGGCTGGCCGCATTTTTTCTCAGCACCACCCTGCTGTTCCATGGGGTGGCCAGTGTCAATTCCCTGGCCCATCTGTTTGGGGATCAGCCTTTTGCCACCGGTGATGCCAGCCGCAACAATCGCTTTGTGGCGCTGATCACTTTGGGGGAGGGCTGGCACAACCTGCACCACGCCTTTGAGGCTTCTGTGCGCCAGGGATTCACCCTGCGTTCGGGATCCCTGGTGTTGCTGCCGGATCCCACCTATCGGTTTATTCGACTGCTCGAGGGCTGGGGCCTGGCCTGGAATCTGCGGGTTCCTAGCGAGGGGGCCCTGCGGGCTCGGGCCCGGCCTGGGGCTGGCTAA
- a CDS encoding ferredoxin:protochlorophyllide reductase (ATP-dependent) subunit N, with the protein MGASQVIDDLHPELLKESGQREVFCGLTSIVWLHRRMPDAFFLVVGSRTCAHLVQSAAGVMIFAEPRFGTAILGERDLAGLADANDELDRLVKDLLERRPEIRTLFLVGSCPSEVIKLDLAKAAERLNTQLAGRVMVLNYSGSGIETTFTQGEDQALLAMVPLMPASQVDQLLIVGTLADAVEDRLVQLFGRLGIPVVTSLPPRRSTELPPIGSGTRVLLAQPFLSATARALVSRGGQLLTAPYPFGVEGSRAWMAAAAAAFGVAPALVAEVLDPLVERGQRAIAPHRELLAGKRLFLLPDSQLELSLGRFLHRECGMELVEVGTPYLDRQLLDAELALLPPGTRISEGQDVERQLERVRAERPDLVVCGLGLANPLEAEGIATKWSIELVFSPIHGCDQAGDLAELFARSLRRRALLSFA; encoded by the coding sequence ATGGGCGCATCTCAGGTTATTGATGACCTCCATCCCGAATTGCTCAAGGAGAGCGGTCAGCGGGAGGTGTTCTGCGGCCTCACCTCGATTGTGTGGCTGCACCGGCGCATGCCGGATGCCTTTTTCCTGGTGGTGGGCTCCCGCACCTGCGCCCATCTGGTTCAGAGCGCCGCCGGCGTGATGATCTTTGCCGAACCCCGTTTCGGTACTGCGATTCTGGGCGAGCGGGATCTGGCCGGCCTGGCCGATGCCAATGATGAGCTCGACCGGCTGGTGAAGGATCTGCTGGAGCGGCGCCCCGAAATCCGCACCCTGTTCCTGGTGGGTAGTTGCCCCAGCGAGGTGATCAAGCTGGATCTGGCCAAGGCCGCCGAGCGGCTCAACACCCAGCTGGCCGGCCGGGTGATGGTGCTGAACTACAGCGGCAGCGGCATCGAAACCACCTTCACCCAGGGAGAAGACCAGGCCCTGCTGGCGATGGTTCCCCTGATGCCAGCCAGCCAGGTTGATCAGCTGCTGATCGTCGGCACCCTGGCCGATGCGGTGGAAGACCGGCTGGTGCAGCTGTTTGGTCGTCTGGGTATTCCGGTGGTAACGAGCCTGCCGCCGCGGCGCTCCACCGAGCTGCCCCCAATTGGGTCCGGCACCCGGGTGCTGCTGGCCCAGCCATTCCTCTCGGCCACGGCGCGGGCCCTGGTGAGCCGCGGCGGCCAGCTGCTTACTGCCCCCTATCCCTTTGGGGTGGAGGGCAGTCGGGCCTGGATGGCCGCTGCCGCCGCTGCCTTCGGGGTGGCGCCGGCCCTGGTGGCCGAGGTGCTCGATCCCTTGGTGGAGCGAGGCCAGCGGGCCATCGCTCCCCACCGGGAGCTATTGGCCGGCAAACGGCTCTTTCTGCTGCCAGATTCCCAGCTGGAGCTTTCGCTGGGGCGCTTCCTGCACCGCGAGTGCGGCATGGAGCTGGTGGAGGTGGGCACGCCCTACCTCGACCGCCAACTGCTCGATGCCGAGCTGGCCCTGTTGCCACCCGGCACCCGCATCAGCGAGGGGCAGGACGTGGAACGTCAACTAGAGCGGGTCCGGGCCGAGCGGCCTGATCTGGTTGTGTGCGGCCTCGGCCTGGCCAATCCCCTCGAGGCCGAGGGCATCGCTACGAAGTGGTCGATTGAGCTGGTATTCAGCCCCATCCACGGTTGCGACCAGGCCGGCGATCTGGCCGAATTGTTTGCCCGCTCCCTGCGCCGCCGCGCCCTTCTCTCTTTTGCCTGA
- a CDS encoding glycosyltransferase family 2 protein: protein MNTPDPQALSLLVRWLLGWWLCLPMPALAELTPVGRPQVSVLIPARNEALTLPRLLKALQLQSLQPLEVIVIDDGSGDDTAAIARAAGVKVMTSTPLPPGWCGKNWALQQGVEQSQGELLVFMDADTEPAPTFLAKLVANQQRHGGLVSVQPFHRTEKAYEQLSVLFNLVGLMAVPLGPRGGVAFGPAMATSRRDYDQIGGHASVAGEVVEDWFLAHRYEAAGLPVSAFLGTTNLAYRMYPGGLRDMVVGFDKNFATAAGEVRWPWMLAVLLWISGLIWAAWCLPAALLHWPMVGSQALAPNLLLYGAYALQLLVITRRVGSFSWINLVFPVPVVFFLGVFLLAIFNLERGSISWKGRQIPTR, encoded by the coding sequence TTGAACACTCCTGATCCCCAGGCCCTTTCCCTTCTGGTGCGCTGGCTGCTGGGCTGGTGGCTGTGCCTGCCCATGCCGGCCTTAGCTGAGCTCACACCGGTTGGCCGGCCGCAGGTTTCGGTGCTGATCCCCGCCCGCAATGAAGCCCTCACCCTGCCTCGGCTGCTCAAGGCCCTCCAACTCCAGAGCCTGCAGCCGCTCGAGGTGATCGTGATCGACGACGGTTCTGGTGATGACACGGCGGCGATCGCCCGCGCCGCTGGCGTCAAGGTGATGACTTCGACGCCCCTGCCGCCTGGCTGGTGCGGCAAAAACTGGGCTCTACAGCAGGGGGTGGAACAAAGCCAGGGGGAGTTGCTGGTGTTTATGGACGCCGACACGGAACCCGCACCAACCTTTCTGGCCAAGCTGGTGGCGAACCAGCAGCGGCATGGCGGCCTGGTTTCCGTGCAGCCGTTTCACCGCACCGAAAAGGCCTACGAGCAGCTTTCAGTGTTGTTCAACCTGGTGGGGCTTATGGCAGTTCCCCTGGGGCCGCGGGGAGGGGTTGCCTTTGGCCCTGCCATGGCGACCAGCCGCAGGGATTACGACCAGATCGGCGGCCATGCCTCCGTTGCCGGCGAAGTGGTGGAGGATTGGTTTCTGGCCCACCGCTACGAAGCGGCGGGCCTGCCGGTGAGCGCCTTTCTCGGCACAACCAACCTGGCCTATCGCATGTATCCCGGGGGCCTGCGGGACATGGTGGTGGGCTTTGACAAAAACTTTGCAACCGCCGCAGGCGAAGTGCGCTGGCCCTGGATGCTGGCGGTGCTGCTCTGGATCTCCGGGCTGATCTGGGCCGCCTGGTGCCTGCCAGCCGCCCTGCTGCATTGGCCCATGGTGGGCAGCCAGGCCCTGGCGCCAAACCTGCTCCTCTATGGCGCCTATGCCCTGCAACTGCTAGTGATCACCCGGCGCGTCGGCAGCTTTAGCTGGATCAATCTGGTATTTCCAGTGCCGGTGGTGTTCTTCCTGGGGGTGTTCCTCTTGGCAATTTTCAACCTCGAACGGGGCTCGATCTCCTGGAAGGGCCGCCAGATCCCCACCCGCTGA